GCTCGACTCCAGCGCGTAGTTAATGATTCCCGCGTGGAACTCGAAACCCAAAAAGCAGCCCAGGAAGCAATAACCAAGATCCGCCAATCCTCCACCGATGAGCGTGTCAAAGCAGCCCAGGACGAGCAGCAAAAAATTCAATCGCTTATCGCCAGCGAATCAATTTCCCAAGCAGAAGGGCAACGCCGCATCACTCAATCCAAACTCAAAGAACTACAAATTCAACTTGAAGCCACAAAACAAGCGATCGCTCAAGAAAATGCCCTGCGCCAAAAACAAGTAGCCGAAGATATTACCAGAATCGATGGTCAAATAGCCGAAGCCCAAAAACGCCTAGCCAGTGCTGGCAATGATAAAGGCGCGGCAAGGATAGCCAATGAAGACATTGCCCGCCTTCAATCCCAACGCACCGCAGCCCAACAATCATTGCAAATCGACAGCGATCGCCAACAACAATTAAAATCTCAACAACAAAAATTCAGTACCGAAATCGCCCAACTGCAACAACAAGAACGCGCCAGGGTACGCCAAGAACAACTAAAAGATTACGATGAACGGCAACAAATTTTAGAAGCCAGCCTCGCTACAGGCTTAGTAACCGAACAACAATACAACCAACAGTCGCTCTCCCTCACCCAAGCCAAAATCAACGCTGAACTCAAGCAACTCGAAGAACAACGCGCCAAACTCAGCGCCAACGACAAAGAAGGGCAGGAAGCGATCACCGTCCGCCAAGCCCAGTTACGCAAGCAATCGGCCGACGCTAACGCCAAATTCCAAGAACAGCAACTCGCCCTAGTCGAACGCAACCAAAAACGGGCCACAGATGCGATCGCTCAAAGTGAAGCAGATCGCCAAATCGAAATCGCCAAATTCACCCGTGACAACCTAGATAAAAAAGCCGAAGCAGAACAACAGCAACTTGATCTGACCCGCGATCGCATCAATTCAGAACTTGCCCTAGAACAGCAAAAATTATCTGAACTTCAATCCCTCCCACCCTTCACCGACCCCCAAAAAGAAGAAAATCGCCAAGGACAAATTCGCGCATCCCGCATTAAAACTGCTCAACTTACCAAATCCCTCATTGACAACGAAGTTCAGCAGCGTGATGCCGCATTCCGCGTAATCGAAACCCAGCTTAACCGTGAAATTCAGGCGATCCAAAACACTGCGAACACTCAAAACCAAGCACTAGAGAAAGAACAGCAGTTACGCGATTTTGCAAGCAAGTCCATTACCAACCAAATTACTCTCCTAGAAGCCCGAAAAAACCTCATTTCCTCGGTCGCTGGTTTTTACGAAGGCGAACTGAATGTACTTAAAGAAACCACCAAAAACCAAAAAGACCAAGACCGACTAGCCGAAACCGCCGCTCAGATTAGACTCAATTCAGCCAGATCCGCGTTTGAAATCGAAAAAGAAATCACTCAACAGAAAATTGAGCAGAAGGAAACAGAACTCTCCATCAAGGAACTGCAATTACAGGGCGAACAAGCAGCCGCCAGAGCAGCAACCCTCAAAGCCCAGGCAGAACAAAAAAAGGTATTAGCCCGTCCTGGTGCAACCCAGGAAGAAAAGGACGCAGCCGCATTAGATTTACAAGCAGCCCAAGCCAGAGAGAATCAATTACAGTTACAGCGATCGCTCCTCGGACAAGAAAGGGCGATCGCCTCTGCCCAAGGTCAACAAGAACTCAAAGACTTAACCCGTACCCAGCAATTACAAGATGATCAAAATAGACTTGCCCTAGCAAACGCCAGGACTAATAAATCCCAAGGTAAAAACGAATTACAGTCCTTGCAACGCGATATCCTACGCCGCGAAGGTGCAACTTCACTCAGGGATTTTGGTAGAAATCGTAATTTTGCGGGTGTTGGTAGTGATTTACAACAACTACTTTCTCCGCTTCGATTACCCAACACAGGAACAACTAGCACTGAGCGCAGCCGAAGTGTTGTTCCTCAAAGCCAATTTACAGGAACAATTGTTCCTCAGCCCGTCCCTAGTGTTGTGAATAGAGGAGCAGAGGTACAGGGGGGCAGAGGAGATATCAATATAAATATCACTAACGAATTTTCAACAGCCGACGCAACCACACAAAAAGCCGCATCTACCTTGTCAGGGCAGGTGCGGAAGGAATTGTATGATTTAGGTGTGTTGGTAAATAGAAGCTAGAGTTTTGCAAACCCCTTCGCTGCTTTCCTTTGTGCTAATTCTTTCTCAAGTTCAGCGATCGCGATCGCTTCCGCATCCGCTACAGGCGCTTTACCCTTGCTCAATTCATTCGCCACTTCTAGGGTGATGCGGGTTAACTCCTCAAGGGTGATATTGAGCGTGAATTCCCCGTTAGCGTAGCTTACCAATTCCTTGGGTAGACTAGGGAATATAGCAGAAAGCGAACAGGCGATCGCTCCTTTCTCTTTCGGATCGGTCAATTTCTTCATTAACGGGCCGGATAATCGCAGGCGATCGGACTGAGAGAGCAAGTCGTAATTCTCGACCGCTTCAAGTGCAAAATTCCCCGTTTTTTCGTCAATAAATAGATTGCCTAAAGCCAGATAATTAAGGTCGGTTAGGTGTTCAGCTTTATACTGTTTCCCTCTTAAGGTGATTTCCATGATTCAAGTCAGTGCAGATTTAAACCCTATTTTACGCCGACTGACCAAATTAGGCGGGCAATTATCAAATCCTGCTGATTTCTTGCAGGATGTAGGCGCATATTTTGAAAAACGGATTGACGAGGGTTTTAGACAAGAAAAAGACCCTTACGGTAAAAAATGGAAGCCATTATCACCTGCAACCATCTCCGAGAAAGAGCGTCTTGGATTCCCCCTCAAAATCCTCACGCGCAGAGGAAAGATGCGAAGCGAAGTGAAAACCAGCGTGAGCGGTAAAACTGTCAGAATAACAGTCCCATTCCCCGCCCAATTCCACCAGATAGGGACAAAACGAATGCCCCAGCGTCAAATACTGCCAGATGGTAGGCTATCAAAAACTGATGAGCGTAATATTGTGGATTTGGCTATTGAATTTCTGGATATCTAGCAGTGAACAGTAAACAGTTGTCAGTAAACAGTAAACGACTGACAACTGATCTAGTCCCGCATTAACATTCCTAATTCCCTATAAAACTGTTCGCGTCTTACTTCAATCATGCGGTGGTGTTGGTACTTTGCCCAGCAGTGTTGAACCACAGGCGCGATCGCCTTTACGACCAATTCAACCACAACTAACAATGCGACAATCAAAACAACAATAACAAAAGCTTCAGATTTCATGGCGGTAAAATTCCTTGTTTGCAGGCGGTTTATCTTGGAGCGGTTGCCTGTCTGAAATCCAATATATTCCAACTTTTGCAGATATGGGTAAAATTTTGGTGAAGATTAGGAGCGATCGCTGTAACTTTATACTTGATTTAATTTATGTGGATATCGGCGAACAATCCACCTGACGGTGGCGGACTGTTTTTAATAGTTGACAGCGAGGATATTTACTACCTTGCTGTATATCAAGACGGAGAATGGATAGAAACACCAAATTATAGATTTGTAGACGCATCTTGGTGGATGCCCTTGCCTTCTGTGCCAAAAAAAAATCAAGTGAAGACGATCGCTCCTGGTGTGGAAGATGCTGAAGTGGATAATATGCGGTAGCCTTATATTTGAAGTACTGAGTTAATTTAGGTGAATGGCAAGGCGATCGCGCTGGGAGCATTTGAAAGATGAAATAGTTCAACACTGCAAAGATGGTAAGACTCCGGTTGAGCTTGCTGCGATGTATCCTGATGTTCCTCGCGCCACTATTCATGGATGGTATGACCTAGCTTATGCTGATTCGGAAAATAATCCGAAGCATTTCCGAAAACGTTCCGAAGATATAAAAACTATTGCATCACAAGACATCCAGGTTATTCCCCCAACAGAAAATAAGCTGGTAGCATTAGATGGCGGTGAGCAGTTATCTGACTTCGCCTTAGCAAGACGGGCGTTAAGGGATGCGATTAAAAACCCAACCAAGCCAGGTACGGCAATTAAAATTCAGGCATCCTTTGGGCTGTTGAAGTTGACTCAAATGAGGGCAGAATTACCGCGCCATGTACTTGATGAAATTGAAGTGACTGGTGTTGATGAGGAACGCGATCGCATCAAGGAAGTCTCATTAGAAGAACTACAGCAACAGTATAAAGATGTTGTAAATGGATGAACATGAACTAAGACAAGAAATTATTAGGCGCATAAACCTTGTTAAGGCGATCAGTAGCAACACAAGGAAGCAAGCGATCGCCCTTGAATACTGCTCTAGAGATATCATCACTTTTCTTTCTGATTGGGTGTGGACTTATGATCCAAGAATTAAACCATCAACCATCCCCTTTAAACCATTTCCTAAGCAGATTGAGTATCTACTGTGGAGAATTGAGAGGCGATCGCTCAATGAAAACGGCATCACAGCCAAGAGCCGCGATATGGGAATTACTTGGTTAAACGTAGTTTCTCAAGTACATTGCTGGTTGTTTGAAGATGGGTACAAAGGGTCTTTTGGAAGCAGGAAACAAGATTTGGTAGACAGAATTGGTGACATGGATTCAATTATGGAGAAAGCGCGATTTTTGTTGCGTAATCTACCAAAGTGGATGCTACCTAAAGATTTTGATTGGGGTAAGCACGACAATTTTATGAAATTAATCAACCCCAGTAACGGATCGACGATAACTGCGGAAGCGGGGGATTCCATTGGGAGAGGGGGGCGAAGTAGCGTATATGATTTGGATGAAGCCGGGTTCATCGTGCGTCCGTCAAAAGTCGAGGCCGCTTTATCTAATAATACCAATGTCATCTTCTACACCTCGTCAGCCAATGGCATAGGCAACCCATTTTATAAAAAGTGGATGACCTACCCTGACCAGTGCAAGTTTTATTTTCACTGGAAGTCAGATCCGCGCAAGAGCGATCGCTGGTATCAAGAGATGAAAGCAAGATTTGATCCTGTGATCGTAGCCAGTGAAATTGATATTGATTTTGGCGCAAGCGTCGAAGGAATATTCATTCCCGCATCTTGGGTACAAGCAGCGATCGCTCTCGATATCCCTGAATTCGGAACAACTGTAGCCGGGTTAGATATCGCCACCACGGGTAAAAACCAATCAGTCTTCACCGTCCGTCACGGGCCAGTAATTAAACCCCAAATTTCATGGAGTAACACCAATACCACTGTTACTGCCCACAAAACCCGTGATTTAATGATTGAGTTTAAAATCCCTCATCTCAACTTTGATACCGATGGACTTGGTGAAGGTGTAGACGCAACATTGAGTCTGATTGATGGACTAGAATTTACATTTACTGCCGTACATGGCGCATCTCGCCCTAGCGAAATGGTCTGGGAAGGCGAACAGCGAACCAGTGCAGAAAAGTTTGCAAACAAACGTGCTGAATTGTGGGGGATTATGCGAGACAGATTTCGTAAAACCTACGACCACGTAAATGGAATTACAGTTCACCCCACAGAAGAATTAATCTCAATTCCCAACGACACTAGGCTAATCGCTCAATTATCCCAGCCGCTTGGTAAACGCTCCAGCACAGGTAAAATCCTAATTGAGAGTAAAGAAGATATGCGGCGGCGTGGTGTCGATTCACCTGACTTTGCTGATAGCCTATCTTTAACAATGGAGCAACCTAGTGATGACTGGTTTGACATCGGAGAGCAACGGGGGATTTATGGAGCGATCGCTGGCTACTAAAGAACAATTGTTCCTGAGCGTGCTTGACAGCAACAACATAGTTCAGGAACAAAACGCTAGTAAAAGAACAATTGTTCCTGAGCTTACCACCTCACTTTAGTTTTCCCGTTTCAAACGGGAAAACTCTAAACCCTTGCCCTCAAAAGTTTTCAAGGTATTCGCCCCTGGATCATCGTGATCACTGCTTCTCTTTTTGTTCCTAAATTGAGGAACAATTGTTCCTGATATGGCAGGCGATCGCTCTGGGTGTTCGGCAATTTTCAAGAACAATTGTTCCTGATGTACAGTGCGATCGCTAAGATTCTTGAGCGTCTTTATATACAATCTCCGCAGCTTTCCCGATTAATTCGCCACTGACTATATATTCACTGTGCGGCGGTAAAGTTTCTTCTGCTGATACCGCATCATTGATAATCTCTTCAAGTAAGTCCAATGCTTTTTGCTCACTCAGGTAAACTGCGATCGCTTCTCTCACTTTGTCGCTGAGTGTTTCTCCGTCTTTTAGGAGCGATCGCACCTCTAAAATACCAGCAATAAGCGTCTTTGATAGGCGCTTTTTTGTTGAATACGCACACCTGACAGCGATCGCTTATAATTTAAGCCAGTTTACGCCGAAACCAATGCCTTTATCAGCGCAGTTGGCGCAACAGATAGCCAACTCCTCAAACGACCCGCGCTTTTATCTATTTAATGATTTTCCCCAATCCCCAGACGAAACGCTACTGTACTTACTGGGCGGGGACATAGATCGCTATGACTTGGTGTTGAAGGACGCTAAAGCCAAGGCGTTACTAGAAAAGCGCAGTCGGAACGTAGTGATGAGGGAATGGGATATCAAACCCGCGACTGACAGTAAGCTTGATAAAAAAGCCGCAGACATCTTCAAGGAAGTTATAAGTCGATTTGACTCAGACTTGATGATTGATAACATATTGACCAATGCCTATCTCAAAGGAAACAACTTTGAAGAACTGCAATGGGCAATTGACGGCGATTTGACCTACATAAAGAAAGCAACCAGTAAACCTATCCACCGTTTCCGCTTCGCCCGTCCCGGAGCAAATACATCCGGCATGATTGACCAAGATGGGACAACAGTACGCCCGATCAAGAATAAAGAACCTGTAGGAATGTACCAAGACTATGAGGTGCGGGTTCTGAGCATGAACGACACTTGGCAAGGAGCAAATGTGCCAGATAAACGAGTGCTAGTGCATTCGTATGGTCAACGTTACGATAATCCTTGGGGTGTGGGATTGGGTTCTGTGTTGTACTGGCTTGCTGTGATTTTTAAAAAAGAAATCACCAAGCAGCGCCTAATTTACCTTGATAAATACGCTAATCCAACAGTAAGAGTGATCGCGGGTGAAAAAGCCACCAGAGAGCAACGTGAAAATGTCGCTCAACAGCTGGCTGATATGATCAAGGGTGGGTCATTGGTTTTGCCTCACGGATGGTTGTCTGATTTCATGGAGGCGATGCGATCATCTACTAACGACGTATTCCAAGGCGCTACCGACTGGTGTAATAACGAAATGGCGATGTTGGTAGTGGGGGAAACCCTGTCAATGGAACTCCCCGACAACACAGGAAGTCGCGCCGCTACTCAATCTCACAGCGATGAGAGTAATGTGTATCTTGCCAAGTATGACAGCGATCGCCTCTGCACCGGCCCAATGCGAACGCTTGCACAGTGGATAACTGAACTGAATACCCCAGGTGCTAACCCGCCCCAAGTCTGGAAACGCTTCCCAGAGTTTGAAGAATCAGAAGATTTAAACAGCAGGGTCAATCGAGACAACACGCTTAACACCATTGGCTACAAAATCAGTCCCGATAAGGTAAAAGAAGTATACGGGGAAGGCTATATTGATTCTGCTGCCGCCGAAGTGGAACAACAGAAGCAGCAAGAGGATTCAGGAGCTTTTGACGTGGGTTTTGGGGAAGAGGTAGGGGAGCAGGGGAGTAGGGGAGCAGGGGAGAACGACAGCAACCCCTCCTCTGCCCCTTCACCCCTCTGCCCCTCTGCTTCTTATGCAGAGCGTAAGGCGATCGCTTTTCAAAAACGTTTGCAACAGTGGAGGAAAACAGCTTGAACATTGAATTTAAAAGAGCGATCGCTCAAGCATTCGATCCCGAAACCGACTACTCAGATTTTGACGAGGCGGAAGTAGAAGGAGCGTTTGAGGCGACAGTGTATCAACTGCTGCTGGAAAGGCAGGGGAGCAGGGGAGCAGGGGAGCAGGGGAGGATCAACAGCAACTCATCCTCTGCCCTGGATTTTGGCTCAATCATTCACCAAGTTATTAAGTGGAACAATCTCGATATAGGCTTAGAATATCGTCCTGGTGAAGTGAGGTTTCCTGGTCGCCGCAACTCTCGCAAGCTTCGTTGTGGTTATGGGCATTTTCGTGGATACAGGGAAGATTCTACAGGTGAAGCCCCCGATGTTTACCTTGCGCCTAGTTTTTTTGATGGTGGTACGCCGAGTGATCGCTTATTCAAGATCGCTCAACTCTCCCCCGAAGATGGCGACTACGATGAACCGAAGTACATGGCAGGTTTTTTGAATGAAGATGACGCTAAATCTGCATACCTTCGGGAAATGCCTGCTGATTATTTTGGCGGAATCGAGGAAGTGTTGATTTCTGATCTTGACCAATACCGCAAACCCCAAGCTGTTGATTATTCAGAAGCGATCACTCTAGGACTTCAACCGTACCTACAAAAACTAGATGAACTAGCAGATAAAATTGATAATTTATCAGCCAGGTTCACTGAATTTACTGCCCCAATCAAAATTGAGGGGGCGGGTGCGACAGAAGAGGAGCTAGAAGCGATCGCCTCTAACATTTCCCTTGACGATGCAATAGAGGATTGGAAAGAAAATATGCCCGATAAAGTTAAAAGCTTGATAGGAGAATAAATAGTGTCAATAACACAATTATTCACGAATTTACACAATCACACCACTAACAATCTAGACTTTAGCGAATCAGATCAATTCTTCCTTGCCAACCTCCCCCACTTGTTCCCCCTAAACTTTAATGAGTCAGGGTTGCAGATAAAGAAAATCCTAGAATCATCATACACAGATGGAATCACGGGGCTTGAAGATGTTGAGAATGATGGTAATCAAATAACAGGCGTATTTCTAGACCAAATCTCACCCAATGCAACCAAACGCTATCGATTCACAATCACACCCGACAATATTTCATATCAACTAGAAAACCCTGATGATGTGGAAATGTCTGAGGCGGAATTTGCTGCTGTCAAGATGTTTGGCGGTAGCAAAAAAACAAAAAAATGCACCAAGGGAACCGCTTGCGGGAATGGATGTATTAACAAAGACAAGCAATGCAGGGTCAAGCCTGCGGTAGAAACCAAACAACAGATAGAAAAAATACTCAAGAAAGATAGTGGACAAAACAAGAGTAGCTCCATAGTAAAAGAACATACTGATTATGGATTAAAGCAACCCTCTGAATATTCAAGCGCCTCGGTTTATGTAAAAACAGCATCAAGATTGGTGTCGGAAAAGTTAGGAGTGTCAGAGTCTGATGCCGCAAAGATGGTTAAGGGCTTAACTGTTTTTACCGGCGATGACTACGACAAAGTAAAGAAAAGCGAAAAAACTGGCAATGGTAGCCAAAAACACAAAGATGCCGCCGAATGGATAAATAAATTTATTGAAAAATCACCTAAGTACCAAGGGGATGTTTACAGGGGATCTGCTTTTCTAGCAAAAGAATTTGATCAGAGGCTTTTTGAGAGTGGATTAGAAAAAGGTACTGATTCCTTGACTAGTTTTTCTACATCTGAAAAGGTTGCTGTTAATTTTAGTAATGGTACTGGCGGCTCAATTTCGCCACTACCTCGTGAACAATCTCAAGTCAAGGTAATATTGAAGGTTAAGAACTCCAAGTCAGGTGCTTCTGTTAGGCAGTTTTCCGAATACCCTGAAGAAGATGAAGTTGTGGTTCCAAAGGGTGTTAAATATAAAATTATTTCCAAGCAAGAAAACGAAGAAGAATCAAAGGTGCTTGACAAAAAAATAAAGAAATTTGTTTCAGTAAAACATAGAGTTGTTGTTTATGAGGTAGAAGAAGTTGAGTAACCAAGACAAAGGCAAAACGAGCGATAAAGACTCGCAAAAGAAACAAAGCGATCCATCTTCAGATACTGGTAATAAACAAATTCCAAAAAAGTCTACAAGGTGGCGAAGATTTATCTCAACTTCCAACAATCCTTTTGATTGATGAGCTACCGATGGGAACCCCAAAGCCTCCGCTACCGTGACACTAAAACAGGGCGATTCTTACCACAAAGAGCGATCGCTTCTCTCATTCAACTTCGTATCTCCCAAGTCGCCCAAGAACTGCAACAACTAGGCGATCGCCTCTTATCTAATCAAGTTACCCTCAAAGACTGGCAACTACAAACCGCCCAAACCTTGAAAATCTTACACACCCAGCAATATATGTTAGGCGTGGGTGGTGACGCTCAAGTACAGGATAGTGATTTAAGAGCGATCGCTGCTGAATTAGTTAATCAATATAAGTAT
This genomic interval from Aulosira sp. FACHB-615 contains the following:
- a CDS encoding phage virion morphogenesis protein: MIQVSADLNPILRRLTKLGGQLSNPADFLQDVGAYFEKRIDEGFRQEKDPYGKKWKPLSPATISEKERLGFPLKILTRRGKMRSEVKTSVSGKTVRITVPFPAQFHQIGTKRMPQRQILPDGRLSKTDERNIVDLAIEFLDI
- a CDS encoding DUF935 family protein, which translates into the protein MPLSAQLAQQIANSSNDPRFYLFNDFPQSPDETLLYLLGGDIDRYDLVLKDAKAKALLEKRSRNVVMREWDIKPATDSKLDKKAADIFKEVISRFDSDLMIDNILTNAYLKGNNFEELQWAIDGDLTYIKKATSKPIHRFRFARPGANTSGMIDQDGTTVRPIKNKEPVGMYQDYEVRVLSMNDTWQGANVPDKRVLVHSYGQRYDNPWGVGLGSVLYWLAVIFKKEITKQRLIYLDKYANPTVRVIAGEKATREQRENVAQQLADMIKGGSLVLPHGWLSDFMEAMRSSTNDVFQGATDWCNNEMAMLVVGETLSMELPDNTGSRAATQSHSDESNVYLAKYDSDRLCTGPMRTLAQWITELNTPGANPPQVWKRFPEFEESEDLNSRVNRDNTLNTIGYKISPDKVKEVYGEGYIDSAAAEVEQQKQQEDSGAFDVGFGEEVGEQGSRGAGENDSNPSSAPSPLCPSASYAERKAIAFQKRLQQWRKTA
- a CDS encoding ADP-ribosyltransferase, with the translated sequence MSITQLFTNLHNHTTNNLDFSESDQFFLANLPHLFPLNFNESGLQIKKILESSYTDGITGLEDVENDGNQITGVFLDQISPNATKRYRFTITPDNISYQLENPDDVEMSEAEFAAVKMFGGSKKTKKCTKGTACGNGCINKDKQCRVKPAVETKQQIEKILKKDSGQNKSSSIVKEHTDYGLKQPSEYSSASVYVKTASRLVSEKLGVSESDAAKMVKGLTVFTGDDYDKVKKSEKTGNGSQKHKDAAEWINKFIEKSPKYQGDVYRGSAFLAKEFDQRLFESGLEKGTDSLTSFSTSEKVAVNFSNGTGGSISPLPREQSQVKVILKVKNSKSGASVRQFSEYPEEDEVVVPKGVKYKIISKQENEEESKVLDKKIKKFVSVKHRVVVYEVEEVE